The following are encoded together in the Pelodiscus sinensis isolate JC-2024 chromosome 22, ASM4963464v1, whole genome shotgun sequence genome:
- the LOC102463473 gene encoding protein CutA homolog: protein MDWLAQRCQLPAAQSCSRPGGFTLLLVITLSLLMYPALKSLSLQLHSALTGSYISGTHSIAFINCPNEQVAKDIARAIMDKKLAACVNILPQASSMYLWKGEIEEATEILLLVKTRTSKISELSDYIRSMHPFEIPEFISLPIDQGNPLYLRWIEDGVPED, encoded by the exons atggACTGGCTCGCCCAGCGCTGCCAGCTGCCGGCTGCCCAGAGCTGCTCCCGTCCGGGGGGCTTCACTTTGCTGCTG GTAATAACTCTTTCCTTACTGATGTACCCAGCGCTGAAGAGTCTAAGTCTTCAGCTGCactctgcactcactggcagctacATCTCGGGCACCCATTCCATTGCTTTCATCAATTGTCCCAATGAACAAGTTGCAAAGGATATTGCGAG GGCCATTATGGATAAAAAACTGGCTGCCTGCGTGAAcatcctgccccaggcttcctccaT GTATCTGTGGAAAGGGGAAATAGAAGAAGCCACTGAAATACTTCTA CTAGTGAAAACCAGGACGTCAAAAATCAGTGAATTATCAGACTACATCAG ATCCATGCACCCTTTTGAGATTCCCGAATTTATCAGCCTGCCTATCGACCAAGGAAACCCGCTCTATTTAAGATGGATTGAAGACGGTGTCCCCGAGGACTAG